The genomic segment TCATACCGGCGATTTTGTGATTATTTATAATTTTATAAAAATGCTCAATGTATACGCACATGGAAGAAAAGACGGCGAACTCAACTCAACTGCAATTGCAGAAGCTCTTCATTTTGGAAAGCCTATTGTTTCTCACATCTCTGAGGCATTTAACGGACATGTAGAATGTATAGGAAATGCAGGATTTGTAGTAAATAATTATGTTGAATACGCCCAAAAATTAAAAGAAATTGAAACAAATACAGAATTTTATAAAGATTTATCTGAAAAAGCTTTAAACAGGTTTGATGAAATGTATAATTATGAAAAGCAAATGCAAAATATTATGAATATTTACAGAGATGTAATAAAAAATCCTTATACTCACAAACTAAAACGAATTTATCTTGATATAAAACAACTTTTTCCTTTGAGAAGACACAGGAGATTCAAATGATTTATGATTGTTTTATGTTCTATAACGAGCTTGAACTTCTTGAAATCAGATTTAATGAGCTTAACGAAGTTGTTGACAAGTTTGTTATAGTAGAATCTTCAAAAACTTTTACTAATCAACCCAAAAAACTTATTTTTGACGAAAATAAACAAAAATTTTCAGCTTTTAAAGAAAAAATAATTCATATTGTAATAGATGAATTTCCCGGATGCAAATCCGCATGGGAATGTGAAATTTTTCAAAGAAATGCAATCGAAAAAGGTCTTAAAAGCTGCAAACCTGACGAAATAATTATAATTTCTGATGTTGATGAAATACCAAATGCAAAAGCTCTCGCTAATTGTATAAATTTTGAAGGGATAAAAGTTCTTAAACAAAATCAATATAATTTTTATCTTAATTACATAAATGATAAAGAACCATATTGGCTCAGAGGTCCAAGGGTTTTGTTTTATAAAGACTTTAGTAAAACTGCTAACGAAATAAGAAACATTCAAGGACAAATAATTGAGAATGGCGGATGGCATTTTAGTTTTCTTGGAGGCATTCAAAAAGTAAAAGAAAAAATTCAATCATTTGCTCATCAAGAATACAACAACGAGTATTACTTGAATGAAGTCCGATTAAATAATTTAATTTTAGACGGTGTAGATATCTTTGAGAGAGGATATAAATACAAAATTGTTAATATTGACAATACTTTCCCTGAATATATCGTTAAAAATAAAGAAAAATATAAAAATTTAATTTTAAAAACTGCCCCTGTTTTTCACAGGCTTAAAAATATTTTAATACAGTCCAAAAGGCACGATAAGAAATATGTAGACACTATTAATCCGATAAATGACAATCCTATTTTGGATTTTATCGCTCCTACTTCCAAAAAAGTCCTTGAAATAGGAACAAGCGAAGGATTAAAAGAAATAATTTCAAAAAAATTTAATCTGACGGACTACTTTAATGCGGAAATTAATAACGGAGTTTGCGAAGTTGACACATTGTCCGAGGATTATTTTGATTGCGCAATTCTGGATGAAACTTTACCACAACTTTATAATCCTATTGAAATTTTGAACAAAATAAAGCCTAAATTAAATAAAAATGGTTATGTATTAATGGTTATTCCTAATTTTAGATATATTAAAATCTTAAATCAAATTATTTTTAAGAAAAATTTTCAATATAAAGAATTAGGAGTTTTATCAGAAAAAAATATTCGTTTTTTTACACGCAAAAGTTTATTTGATGCTATAAGCAAGTCAGGTTACTTTGCTATAACCTTAAAAGGATTGAATCCCGACAATTCCCTTGAATTTCTTATTAAGAATGCGATAACTTTTAATAATCTATATGATTGCAAGCACGAAAAGTTTTTATGCGTAATTAAGTGTTAGCTATTATCTAATTTATAATATTATCAAATTTTCGTATATTGTTTTTATTATCCTGTTTGAATTTTTCATAAGGATATTGTTGTAATGTATTGCTAATACACTTACTTTTGTAATCAAACATACCTTTAATTCCACAAAAAGCTTTTTTGTATTTACAGTTATAAATGAATTCTTTATTAAATACAGGTCGTTCAGATCCGCATAATTTCGTTGTTTCTATGTTAGAGGCTACAATATCGCATCCTTCCGCTATATTTGAAATTCCTTCAATTGAAATTTGTTGAGGTTTAACTTTGAATATTTTTTCAAATCTCCAGAACATATCTCCGTCTTCTTCTCCAAAAGCTATTAATCTTTCATCAAAATATTTTAATTTATGAGCAAGTTGTTTGGAAATAACAAAATGAGACCAGCTGTTATTTAGAATCAGCAAATCATTTTTCAAATCATCATTATTTTTTTTCATTATTCTTGCTTCTATTAAAGGAATAATTTGAGAATCTTCAAATTTAATATCATCATTTAATATTAGTATATGATCTGTAGGTGAATGAATAATAAGGGTATTCCACATTTTGCTCAAGCCTGTGAACGCCGGGAAAAAAACAGGATAAGCCTTTTTAATTGTTGACAAATATTGTAATAATGATTTTCGATATTTTTCATCGAAATCTTCTTCATTATCAGCATTAATGGTTATAAGAATACTTATGTCTTCATCAAAACTCCTGATTTGATTAATTAAATTTTTTAACAAATCAAATCGTCTTTTAAAAGTTGTAATTCCTATTGAAAGCATAATAAATTATTTTAACCCCTTATTATAATGGTGATGAAGATTTAGATTAAGAAAATTATCATATTCAAAAGTTAAAAATAATCCAAAGTATCTTTCCATCAAGCCGCCTTGTATTCGATATTTATGTTCAGTATCAAGCAGTTCCAATTTTTTATTTTTTACAATATATTCCATAAAACCCATCATTTTTTCAAATGTTTTTATATCAATTAAAAAACAAGAACATAAATTTATGTATTTTTTGTCGAAAAAATCTTGAATAGAATAATTTATATTAAAATAATCGTTATAATCTTTAAGAATAAAATCATAACAATTTAATCCATCACCTACAAGAGTATTTGGTTGATTTATATCAGCTAAAATCTTTTGGTTATAATCATTTATCGTATTATGCATCTCAAAACAAACGTGACCTGTAAGTGTATTCTTGATGTAATTATTAATTCTTTTTGTAATATCTGTTTTATGTGTTTCAATAATTTTAAGCTCTTTGTCATAATGCAAAAATCCGATAAAATCTAAATTTTTATATAGTTCTTTATTGTGATAAATGTTATAAATCGCTTCACTTTCTGCCCACCATTTACCCAAATTCTGAAAATTTTGCAATTCGATTTGATGCACAATGCTATATTTGTCTGAAATCTGCATTTTGTCGGAAGAAACATCAAATATAATATAATTATTTTTATTAAAGAGCTTATCTTTTTTATACATATGATCATGAACTACATTGTGCGAAACTATGTAGACTTTCCACTTTTTGACAATATTTTGTTCAAAATTATAAAATTCATTTAATTTTAGTTTTTCCAACAATTTTCTGAATTTAATTTTATTTATTTTTCTGGGAAAAAATTTCCTTAATAAATTAGTATTATTGAGCTCTTGTTTTGAAAAATATTTTTCCTGAATTTTTGTTCGTTCTTGTTCGTGAACCACATTGAATTTCTCATCTGAACTCAATCCGCCTAAACTAAAAATTGAAATAGGCAAATCAACATATTTGTAGTCGCCACCATTTTGGAAATAATTAACATACCATTCATAATCTCCAGCGATTTTATTGCTTTCATTATAGAAACCATATTTTTCAAAAGTTTCTTTTCTGAAAAATGTCGCCGGATGAAAAACCGAACTGGTAATTAGTCTAATTTTATCTACTATTTTATGGTTTTCATAATACATTTCGCCTGTATAACGATTTAGCATTAATATATTTCCCAGCAACAATCCAGCTTTAGATTGTTGAGATTGCTCAACAAATTTTTCAACCACCAATTCATTAATTAAACTATCATCCGCATTTAAGAAAAATAACAAATCCCCTGTGGCTAATTTTATACCTTTATTCATGGCATTATAAACACCATTATCAGACTCGACTATTAGTTTTGTTACTTTATCTTTATATTTTTCTATAATTTCCAATGTTTTATCACTAGAAGCGCCATCAACGATAATATATTCGATATTATCATAAGTTTGATTAGCGACACTTCTTATAGTTTCTTCGATTGTATCCTGTGCATTAAAACAGGCAGTTATTATTGAAATTTTCATTTTAATTAAATACTTACTTACTTATTTATAATATAATTAATTCTAATTAAGCCATAAATATACTCGGGTGGTCAATTGAAAAAAATAGCTGTAATTTCAAATACATTTCCACCTTTCTCCGGTGGAGGAGTTGCAACCGCACAATATAACATTTTCTTAAAGCTTAAAGAAGCCGGTTTTGAAGTAAAAGGT from the bacterium genome contains:
- a CDS encoding glycosyltransferase family 2 protein, with the protein product MKISIITACFNAQDTIEETIRSVANQTYDNIEYIIVDGASSDKTLEIIEKYKDKVTKLIVESDNGVYNAMNKGIKLATGDLLFFLNADDSLINELVVEKFVEQSQQSKAGLLLGNILMLNRYTGEMYYENHKIVDKIRLITSSVFHPATFFRKETFEKYGFYNESNKIAGDYEWYVNYFQNGGDYKYVDLPISIFSLGGLSSDEKFNVVHEQERTKIQEKYFSKQELNNTNLLRKFFPRKINKIKFRKLLEKLKLNEFYNFEQNIVKKWKVYIVSHNVVHDHMYKKDKLFNKNNYIIFDVSSDKMQISDKYSIVHQIELQNFQNLGKWWAESEAIYNIYHNKELYKNLDFIGFLHYDKELKIIETHKTDITKRINNYIKNTLTGHVCFEMHNTINDYNQKILADINQPNTLVGDGLNCYDFILKDYNDYFNINYSIQDFFDKKYINLCSCFLIDIKTFEKMMGFMEYIVKNKKLELLDTEHKYRIQGGLMERYFGLFLTFEYDNFLNLNLHHHYNKGLK